The following coding sequences are from one Mycolicibacterium aichiense window:
- a CDS encoding VOC family protein → MITDVFGRVHLGYLVVESEKFPDWARFGRDAIGMHLDDALPDVLRFRLDGNACRFLVQRGPAEDTTALGWEVDDDHCFETIDARVRGHGVLVTQGSSEECALRGVERFIRFPGPNGLTQEVYVKSRSAQPPLQLRANGFVTGTGGLGHVAIATSKPHQMRGYYSTVFDARLSDYIDETISGLKFKIRFLRVNERHHSVAIASVNRLPVNPIRTRIQHCNVQVAELDDMTLAYQRVKELGFDMALSIGQHTNDKELSFYAVSPSGFEWEVGWNPIVVDENTWEPSTHTGISIWGHTPEGNTVVQLMERFKSGAHSVLHREATMPALAGAGIADD, encoded by the coding sequence ATGATCACCGACGTATTCGGCCGAGTCCACCTGGGCTACCTCGTCGTCGAATCCGAGAAGTTCCCGGACTGGGCCAGATTCGGCCGCGACGCCATCGGCATGCACCTCGATGACGCGCTGCCCGACGTGCTGCGGTTCCGCCTCGACGGCAACGCCTGCCGGTTCCTGGTGCAGCGCGGGCCCGCCGAAGACACCACCGCCCTGGGCTGGGAGGTCGACGACGACCACTGCTTCGAGACCATCGACGCGCGCGTGCGCGGCCACGGAGTGCTGGTGACCCAGGGCTCGTCGGAAGAATGCGCATTGCGCGGTGTCGAGCGTTTCATCCGCTTTCCGGGTCCCAACGGGCTGACCCAGGAGGTCTACGTCAAATCCCGGTCCGCGCAGCCGCCGCTGCAGCTGCGCGCCAACGGATTCGTCACCGGCACAGGCGGACTGGGCCACGTCGCGATTGCCACCAGCAAGCCACACCAGATGCGCGGCTATTACAGCACGGTGTTCGATGCGCGTCTGTCCGACTACATCGACGAGACGATCAGCGGGCTGAAGTTCAAGATCCGGTTCCTGCGGGTCAACGAACGTCATCACAGCGTCGCCATCGCGTCGGTGAACCGGCTGCCGGTCAACCCCATTCGCACCCGGATCCAGCACTGCAATGTCCAGGTCGCCGAACTCGACGACATGACACTTGCCTACCAGAGAGTGAAGGAACTCGGATTCGACATGGCACTGTCCATCGGACAGCACACCAACGACAAGGAGCTGTCGTTCTATGCGGTCAGCCCGTCGGGTTTCGAATGGGAGGTCGGCTGGAACCCGATTGTCGTCGACGAGAACACCTGGGAACCAAGCACTCACACGGGTATCAGTATCTGGGGCCATACCCCGGAGGGCAATACGGTCGTCCAGCTGATGGAGCGATTCAAGTCGGGTGCTCACTCCGTGCTGCACCGCGAAGCCACCATGCCCGCTCTGGCCGGGGCCGGTATCGCCGATGACTGA
- a CDS encoding alpha/beta fold hydrolase — translation MTTVQSEYHVRANGVDVFVTDTGGDDPPVVLLHGGGPGASGLSNYSRNIDALARRHRVVVPDMPGYGRSSKHVDHRDPFGYLADTLRGLLDELGLATAYLVGNSYGGAAALRMALDTPHRVGKLVLMGPGGIGTTRGMPTAGLKSLLSYYTGEGGPSRDKLATFIRNYLVYDGAAVPDDLIDLRYRASIDPEVVANPPLRRPSGIRTLWRMDLTRDKRLRRLGTPTLVLWGRDDKVNRPAGGPMLLNLMPNAELVITSHTGHWMQWERADLFNDLVAEFLSPASKLALA, via the coding sequence ATGACGACTGTGCAATCGGAGTACCACGTCCGCGCCAATGGCGTCGACGTCTTCGTGACGGACACCGGCGGTGACGACCCGCCGGTCGTGCTGCTGCACGGCGGCGGGCCCGGCGCGTCGGGGCTGTCGAATTACTCCCGCAACATCGACGCGCTGGCCCGCCGCCATCGTGTCGTGGTCCCCGACATGCCCGGCTACGGGCGGTCGAGCAAGCACGTCGATCATCGTGACCCGTTCGGCTACCTGGCGGACACGCTGCGCGGCCTGCTCGACGAACTGGGTTTGGCCACAGCGTATCTGGTGGGGAACTCCTACGGTGGCGCGGCCGCGCTGCGCATGGCGCTGGACACCCCGCACCGAGTCGGCAAGCTGGTCCTCATGGGCCCGGGCGGAATCGGCACCACCCGCGGCATGCCCACCGCCGGGTTGAAGAGCCTGCTGTCGTACTACACAGGTGAAGGAGGACCCAGCCGCGACAAGCTGGCCACGTTCATCCGCAACTATCTGGTGTACGACGGCGCGGCGGTCCCCGACGACCTGATCGATCTGCGGTATCGGGCGTCCATCGATCCTGAGGTGGTCGCCAACCCGCCGCTGCGCAGGCCGTCCGGGATACGCACCCTGTGGCGAATGGATCTGACCCGCGACAAACGGCTGCGCCGGCTCGGCACCCCCACACTGGTGTTGTGGGGCCGCGACGACAAGGTCAACCGGCCCGCGGGCGGGCCGATGCTGCTCAATCTGATGCCCAACGCCGAACTCGTCATCACCTCGCACACCGGGCACTGGATGCAGTGGGAACGAGCGGATCTGTTCAACGATCTGGTGGCCGAGTTCCTCTCCCCCGCATCGAAACTGGCCCTCGCATGA
- a CDS encoding bifunctional 3-(3-hydroxy-phenyl)propionate/3-hydroxycinnamic acid hydroxylase, with protein MNSASTYDVAIVGYGPVGATAANLLGQLGLRVVVVERDPDVYFRARAISTDEEVLRIWQQVGLADQLNADMLPGAGADFVDARGVSIVKLLPADRGNGHPPQQFIYQPAVEGVLRTGVARFPNVSLLLEHECLRLTQRSDSVELMLADLTHDQFKRIRASYVIAADGGSSAIRGQLGVGFTGRTYSERWIVIDTKVVESWPGHDQLRFHCNPERPTVDCPTPLGHHRWEFPVREREDEDDLLTEDAIWKVLRHQGITPANVEIIGFACYNHHVRFADRWRVGRVFLAGDAAHAMPPWIGQGMCAGIRDVANLCWKLHAVVTDCLPDSVLDTYQEERLPHVKEVTSRAVKVGNIIIERSPLRAAARSRFFRFAGKLPGFTTWLRNHRWLPDARYLSGLLDHNGNAATGWLLPQPWVCDESGGLVRLDDIIGGRWTVVHTGPEQAWLPWRLAGVPVMTIAAPGSAAGAERIIDRDGRLIDWMAKKKATALVVRPDGFVYAAGDDVNPLPPPPTGLTVRAIRVKDHA; from the coding sequence ATGAACAGCGCCTCGACCTACGACGTAGCGATCGTCGGCTATGGCCCGGTGGGTGCGACCGCCGCCAACCTGCTCGGCCAACTGGGCCTGAGAGTTGTGGTGGTGGAACGCGACCCCGATGTCTACTTCCGGGCCAGGGCCATCTCCACCGACGAGGAGGTACTGCGGATCTGGCAACAGGTCGGGCTGGCTGACCAGCTCAACGCCGACATGCTGCCCGGTGCCGGCGCCGACTTCGTCGACGCCCGCGGCGTCAGCATCGTCAAACTGCTGCCCGCGGACCGCGGCAACGGCCACCCGCCGCAGCAGTTCATCTACCAGCCGGCGGTGGAAGGCGTCCTCCGAACGGGCGTGGCTCGATTCCCCAACGTCTCGCTCCTTCTCGAACACGAGTGCCTGCGTCTGACCCAGCGCTCCGACTCGGTCGAGTTGATGCTGGCCGACCTCACTCACGACCAGTTCAAACGCATCAGGGCCAGCTATGTGATCGCCGCAGATGGCGGCTCGAGCGCCATTCGCGGACAGCTGGGCGTCGGTTTCACCGGCCGAACGTATTCCGAGCGCTGGATCGTCATCGACACCAAAGTGGTCGAAAGCTGGCCGGGCCACGACCAACTCCGCTTCCACTGCAATCCCGAACGTCCGACGGTCGATTGCCCGACTCCACTGGGCCACCACCGGTGGGAATTCCCGGTGCGCGAACGCGAAGACGAGGACGACCTCCTCACCGAGGACGCGATCTGGAAAGTACTGCGCCACCAGGGAATAACTCCTGCCAATGTCGAGATCATCGGATTTGCCTGCTACAACCACCACGTCCGGTTCGCCGACCGGTGGCGGGTGGGCCGGGTCTTCCTCGCCGGCGATGCCGCGCATGCGATGCCGCCGTGGATCGGCCAGGGCATGTGCGCAGGTATCCGCGATGTCGCGAACCTGTGCTGGAAGCTGCACGCCGTGGTGACCGACTGTCTTCCCGATTCGGTGCTCGACACCTATCAGGAGGAAAGGCTGCCGCACGTCAAGGAAGTCACCAGTCGCGCAGTGAAGGTCGGCAACATCATCATCGAGCGGAGCCCCCTTCGTGCGGCGGCGCGGAGTCGATTCTTCCGATTCGCCGGAAAGTTGCCCGGCTTCACGACGTGGTTGCGCAATCACCGGTGGCTGCCCGATGCGCGCTACCTGAGCGGCCTGCTTGACCACAACGGCAATGCGGCCACCGGTTGGCTGCTGCCGCAGCCGTGGGTCTGCGACGAAAGCGGTGGCCTGGTTCGCCTTGACGACATCATCGGAGGCCGATGGACGGTAGTCCATACCGGTCCCGAACAGGCTTGGTTGCCATGGCGATTGGCCGGCGTACCCGTCATGACGATCGCTGCGCCGGGTAGTGCTGCAGGCGCCGAACGCATCATCGACCGCGACGGCAGGCTCATCGACTGGATGGCCAAGAAGAAAGCAACGGCTCTGGTGGTGCGGCCCGATGGGTTCGTCTACGCAGCCGGCGATGACGTCAACCCTCTGCCCCCTCCCCCGACCGGCCTGACCGTACGAGCCATCCGAGTGAAGGACCACGCATGA
- a CDS encoding TetR/AcrR family transcriptional regulator yields MATADKPKRRAKRVDGELSRTRILDAATEIAAERGYEGTSIGAVSAKCGLPASSIYWHFTDKDDLIAAVIERSFNKWMAVWQLPEDLVAVDRLMDVATGTAKALMESPDFLRLGLMLALERRPVEPRARAMFVKVREEAFDALSGSLDRLGIGLTGAQIRELATYAIAGADGLFIAKEIGGDAVDLVSLFTLHGHALYATAMRMVDENAR; encoded by the coding sequence ATGGCCACAGCGGACAAGCCGAAGAGGCGCGCCAAGCGGGTGGATGGCGAGCTCTCGCGCACCAGAATCCTCGATGCGGCCACCGAGATCGCCGCCGAACGTGGTTACGAGGGAACGAGTATCGGTGCGGTGAGCGCGAAGTGCGGTCTGCCGGCCAGCTCGATCTACTGGCACTTCACCGACAAAGACGACCTAATCGCAGCGGTGATCGAACGCAGTTTCAACAAGTGGATGGCGGTATGGCAGCTGCCGGAGGATCTGGTTGCGGTCGACCGTCTGATGGATGTCGCAACGGGGACCGCCAAAGCGCTGATGGAGTCACCGGATTTCCTGCGCCTGGGCCTCATGCTGGCGCTCGAGCGCCGGCCGGTCGAGCCGCGGGCGCGGGCGATGTTCGTCAAGGTCCGCGAAGAAGCTTTCGACGCCTTGAGTGGCAGTCTCGATCGTCTGGGGATCGGACTGACCGGGGCGCAGATCCGCGAGCTCGCGACCTACGCGATCGCCGGTGCTGACGGGCTGTTCATCGCCAAGGAGATCGGGGGAGACGCAGTTGATCTGGTGTCCTTGTTCACCCTGCACGGGCATGCGCTGTACGCGACCGCGATGCGGATGGTTGACGAGAATGCCCGATGA
- a CDS encoding TetR/AcrR family transcriptional regulator, with amino-acid sequence MASDAGAGNRLERRKMQTRAALVRAAQGFIAAGKLNAPVLEITQAADVGMGSFYNHFDSKEQLFEAAVNDILDALGALLDKLAVDGEDPALTFARSFRIVGRLFRQRPETSRVLLNAGLTLMFADRGLGPRALRDITVAAEAGRFTVTDPELALSVAAGALMGLGQLLQNQRERDDAQAADSATRGVLVMLGVSPGEAEDICRLPLPDLDELMGSDSAA; translated from the coding sequence ATGGCAAGTGATGCCGGGGCGGGAAACCGCCTGGAACGACGCAAGATGCAAACCCGGGCTGCGCTCGTTCGCGCAGCTCAGGGATTTATCGCCGCCGGAAAGCTGAATGCGCCGGTGCTGGAGATCACCCAGGCCGCCGACGTCGGGATGGGCTCCTTCTACAACCACTTCGACAGCAAGGAACAGCTGTTCGAGGCCGCGGTCAACGACATCCTGGATGCGCTGGGCGCACTGCTGGACAAGCTCGCGGTAGACGGCGAGGACCCGGCATTGACCTTCGCCCGCAGCTTCCGGATCGTCGGGCGCTTGTTTCGCCAGCGACCCGAGACCTCGCGCGTGCTGCTCAACGCGGGCCTGACGCTGATGTTCGCCGACCGGGGGCTGGGCCCACGGGCCCTGCGCGACATCACCGTCGCGGCCGAAGCGGGGCGGTTCACGGTGACCGATCCCGAGCTGGCCCTGTCCGTGGCCGCGGGCGCACTGATGGGCCTCGGCCAGCTACTGCAGAATCAGCGCGAGCGCGACGACGCGCAGGCCGCCGACAGCGCCACTCGCGGCGTCCTGGTGATGCTCGGTGTCAGCCCGGGCGAAGCCGAGGACATCTGCCGCCTGCCGCTACCGGATCTCGACGAACTGATGGGATCGGACTCAGCGGCGTGA
- a CDS encoding VOC family protein translates to MTQHLDTHRDLHSDQGALRGEHPGRAKNPIIKVRDLAWLEFEKPDLARAETFAHAFGFTTELRTDREVHLRGADSGTVCVIIRRGPHSRFVGPAFAAHDVADVERLAAATGTLTHASPDSIGGVTVELVDPAGMPVRVVAGMRDLPEQPTQPVHTFNFGREVLRTNATQRPSREPARIQRLGHVVLQSTTYRRSLDWYLEHFGLIVSDFLYYPGQRERGPTMSFIRCDQGATPTDHHTMAMVLGPSDRYVHSAYQVSDLDAIAAGGEYLRERGFQRSWGIGRHIQGSQIFDYWRDPDGFLVEHFSDGDLFDNTLEPGWAPMTASGLAQWGPPVTKDFLGIAPGKESLRELRSMLSAVRDDNEFDLTRLRGLLKVTRS, encoded by the coding sequence GTGACGCAGCACCTCGACACCCACCGGGATTTGCACAGCGACCAGGGCGCGTTACGCGGTGAACATCCGGGCCGGGCGAAGAATCCGATCATCAAAGTGCGCGATCTCGCGTGGTTGGAGTTCGAGAAGCCGGACCTGGCCCGCGCCGAGACGTTCGCGCATGCATTCGGGTTCACCACCGAGCTGCGCACCGATCGGGAGGTGCACCTGCGCGGCGCGGACAGCGGCACGGTGTGCGTGATCATCCGCCGCGGGCCGCACTCACGGTTCGTCGGTCCCGCGTTCGCCGCCCACGACGTCGCTGACGTCGAGCGGCTGGCGGCGGCGACCGGGACACTGACGCATGCGTCGCCGGACAGCATCGGTGGCGTGACCGTCGAGCTCGTGGACCCGGCTGGAATGCCGGTGCGCGTCGTGGCCGGTATGCGTGACCTTCCGGAGCAGCCGACCCAACCAGTCCATACGTTCAACTTCGGCCGAGAGGTGTTGCGTACGAACGCGACTCAGCGGCCGTCGCGCGAGCCGGCGCGGATTCAGCGCCTGGGGCATGTGGTGCTGCAGAGCACCACGTACCGACGGTCGCTGGACTGGTATCTGGAGCATTTCGGTCTGATCGTCAGCGATTTTCTCTACTACCCCGGCCAGCGGGAGCGGGGCCCGACCATGAGCTTCATCCGGTGTGACCAAGGGGCGACACCCACCGACCATCACACCATGGCGATGGTGCTCGGGCCGTCGGACCGTTATGTCCACTCCGCTTACCAGGTAAGCGATCTCGACGCGATCGCAGCCGGCGGAGAGTACCTGCGAGAGCGCGGTTTCCAGCGGTCATGGGGTATCGGTCGACATATTCAGGGAAGTCAGATCTTCGACTACTGGCGCGATCCGGACGGCTTCCTGGTCGAACACTTCAGCGACGGCGACCTGTTCGACAACACTCTGGAACCAGGCTGGGCGCCGATGACGGCCTCCGGGCTCGCCCAGTGGGGGCCGCCGGTGACCAAGGACTTCCTCGGCATCGCCCCCGGCAAGGAATCACTACGCGAGTTGCGCTCGATGCTGAGCGCTGTCCGCGATGACAACGAATTCGACCTCACCCGCCTGCGCGGACTACTGAAAGTGACACGCTCATGA
- a CDS encoding fumarylacetoacetate hydrolase family protein, with product MTISVHRTADGWWAGTPDSVARIATTATTTAALLADRSAIDAAVANTETVAPATLELLSPVTAPCRVVAQMTNFASHVIDTGGDPKSVPLTFFRKASASISGPVDDIVKPAHVRLLDYEVEIGLVIGTDVPVGTTVTADNLADYICGLVVTNDVSARDVQLTKTQFYEGKSYPGFTPVGPALVLVDRDELARFDDLRLRLKVNGQLRQDSSVKADMIYKPVQALTALTRFQTLSAGDLILTGTPVGTALSAPPKAVQKLSALLPDELKWNLFFKGQAKNTRYLHDGDVVEATVGTDDGKIDLGTQRNPVRFA from the coding sequence ATGACAATTTCGGTTCATCGCACCGCTGACGGATGGTGGGCCGGCACACCCGACTCGGTCGCCCGGATCGCCACCACGGCAACCACCACCGCTGCCTTGCTGGCCGACCGGTCGGCCATCGATGCCGCTGTCGCCAATACCGAGACGGTGGCGCCGGCGACACTCGAGCTGCTGTCGCCGGTCACCGCCCCGTGTCGCGTCGTGGCGCAGATGACGAACTTCGCGTCGCATGTCATCGACACCGGAGGCGACCCGAAGTCGGTGCCGCTGACCTTCTTCCGGAAGGCATCGGCATCCATCAGCGGGCCCGTCGACGACATCGTCAAGCCCGCCCACGTCCGGCTGCTGGACTACGAAGTGGAGATCGGACTCGTCATCGGCACCGACGTGCCTGTCGGCACCACTGTCACCGCCGACAACCTCGCCGACTACATCTGCGGACTTGTGGTGACCAACGACGTCAGCGCGCGTGATGTCCAATTGACCAAAACTCAGTTCTACGAGGGCAAGTCGTACCCGGGCTTCACACCGGTGGGGCCGGCACTGGTGCTGGTGGACCGCGACGAACTGGCCCGCTTTGACGACCTGCGGCTGCGGCTCAAGGTCAACGGGCAACTCCGGCAGGACAGCTCGGTGAAGGCCGACATGATCTACAAGCCGGTCCAGGCCCTGACGGCGCTGACCCGCTTCCAGACGCTGTCCGCCGGTGACCTGATACTGACCGGCACCCCGGTCGGTACGGCACTGTCTGCACCCCCCAAGGCGGTGCAGAAGCTCTCCGCCCTGCTGCCTGACGAGCTGAAGTGGAACCTGTTCTTCAAGGGTCAGGCCAAGAACACCAGGTATCTGCATGACGGCGACGTCGTCGAGGCCACCGTCGGGACCGACGACGGCAAGATCGATCTCGGAACTCAGCGCAACCCAGTCAGATTCGCATGA
- a CDS encoding bifunctional 3-(3-hydroxy-phenyl)propionate/3-hydroxycinnamic acid hydroxylase, whose amino-acid sequence MTAIPAFVPVVIVGAGPTGVSAATALAQYGIDCLVLERWTEVYPQPRAVHLDDEVFRLLAGLGVGEQFAEISRPARGLQLRDPGMRVLAEFRRENTLSANGYPQANMFDQPELERLLRDNLEKYPNAVLRGDAEVVEVVQISAERARVTFTDRSSGEQHCVETGYVLGCDGANSLVRRAIGAQMDDLKFQQRWLVADVMTDADLAQWDGVHQVCDPGRAATYMRIGTARYRWEFRLLDDETADDYATLAALYPLIRPWVDGVDPEELDLVRVAEYTFRAQIATRWRRANMFILGDAAHLTPPFIGQGLGAGLRDAMNLSWKLAGVINGWLPGAVLDSYEDERKPHARNLIRFALGVGAAMTAGGRVGDALRRIVVPGMHLIPGVRDKAVDSATPGLRASDLVVKSSGRRQLAGGLCPNPIVADGKRFDEIVGRRFAVVTAVPLSTVQRDHMDRCGATVIAAHPGTELASWLRAGRAAVAAVRPDRTVMMAGRNVANVLDAVPAFAPHAQAARV is encoded by the coding sequence ATGACCGCGATTCCCGCCTTCGTGCCGGTGGTGATCGTCGGCGCCGGCCCCACCGGCGTCTCGGCGGCGACCGCACTCGCCCAATACGGCATCGATTGCCTGGTGCTCGAGCGCTGGACCGAGGTCTATCCGCAGCCGCGCGCGGTCCACCTCGACGACGAAGTGTTCCGGCTTTTGGCGGGATTGGGGGTCGGCGAGCAGTTCGCAGAGATCTCCCGCCCGGCTCGTGGGCTGCAGCTTCGCGATCCGGGCATGCGCGTACTGGCCGAGTTCCGCCGCGAAAACACGCTCAGCGCCAACGGCTATCCGCAGGCCAACATGTTCGACCAGCCGGAGCTGGAAAGACTGCTGCGCGACAATCTCGAGAAGTACCCGAACGCGGTATTAAGAGGTGACGCCGAGGTTGTCGAGGTGGTGCAGATCAGTGCCGAGCGTGCGCGCGTGACCTTCACCGACCGGTCCAGCGGCGAGCAGCACTGTGTCGAGACGGGCTATGTGCTCGGTTGCGACGGTGCGAACAGTTTGGTGCGCAGGGCAATCGGTGCGCAGATGGATGACCTGAAGTTTCAGCAACGGTGGCTCGTCGCCGATGTGATGACCGACGCCGACCTGGCCCAGTGGGACGGTGTGCACCAAGTCTGCGATCCGGGGCGCGCCGCCACCTACATGCGTATCGGAACTGCCCGCTATCGTTGGGAGTTCCGGTTGCTCGACGACGAAACCGCCGACGACTACGCCACGCTTGCGGCGTTGTATCCGTTGATCCGCCCCTGGGTGGACGGGGTCGACCCCGAAGAACTGGACCTCGTGCGGGTCGCCGAGTACACGTTCCGGGCTCAGATCGCCACGCGGTGGCGGCGGGCGAACATGTTCATCCTCGGTGACGCCGCCCACCTGACCCCGCCGTTCATCGGGCAGGGATTGGGTGCGGGACTGCGCGACGCGATGAACCTGTCGTGGAAGCTGGCCGGTGTGATCAACGGCTGGCTGCCCGGGGCCGTGCTTGACAGTTACGAGGATGAGCGAAAGCCCCATGCCCGCAATCTCATCCGGTTCGCGCTGGGGGTCGGTGCGGCTATGACCGCTGGGGGTCGCGTCGGGGATGCGCTGCGCAGGATCGTCGTGCCCGGCATGCACCTGATCCCCGGCGTACGAGACAAGGCCGTGGACAGTGCGACTCCGGGACTGCGCGCCAGCGACCTGGTGGTGAAGTCATCGGGACGGCGACAGCTTGCCGGCGGCCTCTGCCCGAATCCGATTGTCGCTGACGGCAAGCGATTCGACGAGATCGTGGGCCGCAGATTCGCGGTGGTGACCGCGGTGCCGCTCAGCACAGTGCAACGCGACCACATGGATCGCTGTGGTGCCACCGTGATTGCGGCGCACCCCGGTACAGAATTGGCGTCATGGCTACGCGCCGGGCGGGCCGCGGTGGCGGCGGTCCGCCCCGACCGGACCGTGATGATGGCCGGCCGGAATGTGGCGAATGTGCTTGATGCAGTTCCGGCTTTCGCGCCGCACGCCCAGGCCGCCCGTGTCTAG
- a CDS encoding cytochrome P450, whose protein sequence is MSRPAVAVPTYERDLYSPQAILDPYPHYTRLRQLGPVVWLPKQRVYALARYAECKTVLRDDDGFISGDGVGLSAVFNRLSRGTTLNSDGAEHDRRRKLLAHRMLPRALRELDEIVDSQARDLVASAVRRRSVDGVADLATALPVSVVPDLVGWPRDRRQHLLRWGGATFDVLGPLNRQAARSVPASLQMLRFARAVVRDRTVLPGSMGHEILEAAQGGAMSARECSALMVDYLVPSLDTTISGIANALALFALHPEQWDLLRADPALVPGAVNEVLRYESPLRAFSRKVRRKTEVSGVELPAGSRVLVLYASANRDEHEWEQPDTFDIRRNAGRHLGFGHGTHACAGQALARLEMQAMLRALCDGVSRIELAGRPTWAVNNIIRCYERLPLRLVAA, encoded by the coding sequence GTGTCTAGGCCGGCCGTCGCCGTCCCCACCTACGAGCGGGACCTGTATTCGCCGCAAGCCATCCTCGATCCATACCCGCACTACACCCGGTTGCGCCAACTGGGCCCGGTGGTCTGGTTGCCCAAACAGCGTGTGTACGCGCTGGCGCGCTACGCCGAATGCAAAACGGTCTTGCGTGACGACGACGGGTTCATCTCCGGTGACGGTGTCGGCCTGTCCGCTGTGTTCAACAGGCTGTCCCGGGGCACCACGCTCAACAGCGACGGTGCGGAACACGACCGGCGGCGCAAGCTGCTGGCCCACCGGATGCTCCCCAGAGCCCTGCGCGAGCTCGACGAGATCGTCGACAGCCAGGCCAGGGATCTCGTCGCGAGCGCGGTTCGCCGCCGTAGCGTCGACGGCGTCGCCGACCTCGCCACGGCGCTTCCGGTTTCGGTGGTACCCGACCTCGTCGGTTGGCCCAGGGACCGGCGGCAGCACCTGTTGCGTTGGGGCGGAGCAACTTTCGATGTGCTGGGTCCGCTGAATCGGCAGGCCGCCCGGTCGGTGCCGGCCAGCCTCCAGATGTTGCGGTTCGCCCGTGCCGTGGTCCGGGACCGCACCGTGCTGCCCGGCAGCATGGGTCACGAAATCCTCGAGGCGGCGCAGGGCGGTGCGATGAGCGCGCGGGAATGCTCCGCGCTCATGGTGGACTACCTGGTGCCCTCCCTGGACACCACCATCAGCGGAATCGCCAACGCACTGGCGTTGTTTGCGCTGCACCCCGAACAGTGGGATCTGCTTCGCGCCGACCCCGCACTGGTGCCCGGCGCCGTCAACGAAGTGCTGCGCTACGAATCGCCGCTGCGCGCGTTCAGTCGCAAAGTTCGCCGCAAGACCGAGGTGTCCGGCGTCGAATTGCCCGCGGGCTCGCGGGTGTTGGTGCTCTATGCCTCGGCCAATCGCGACGAGCACGAATGGGAGCAACCCGACACCTTCGACATCCGCCGCAATGCGGGCCGACATCTCGGGTTCGGCCACGGAACTCACGCCTGCGCGGGGCAGGCGCTTGCGCGGCTGGAGATGCAGGCGATGCTTCGTGCGTTGTGCGACGGAGTCAGCCGCATCGAACTTGCCGGCCGGCCCACGTGGGCGGTCAACAACATCATCCGCTGCTATGAGCGGCTTCCATTGCGACTCGTGGCGGCCTGA
- a CDS encoding M15 family metallopeptidase, whose product MTSIRTLPTLAAVAVVGIGAAAPAGAAPGADVPPVSPQAAAAGFVDVRTVVPDAVIDLRYATPNNFVGMPLYPADARCLVHNSMAPGLAKAADDLRAHGDVLVFWDCYRPHDVQVRMFDAVPNPAWVAKPGPYARSHEAGRSVDVTIAERGRLVDMGTDFDDFSPRAQAYATDGVGAAAQANRERLRAAMGAGGLTVYSGEWWHFDGPGAGVQRPILDVPVN is encoded by the coding sequence ATGACATCAATTCGGACGCTGCCGACCCTCGCGGCCGTCGCGGTGGTCGGCATCGGAGCGGCGGCGCCGGCCGGGGCCGCACCAGGCGCGGACGTTCCGCCGGTGAGCCCCCAGGCCGCGGCGGCCGGCTTCGTCGATGTGCGCACCGTGGTGCCCGACGCGGTCATCGATCTGCGCTACGCGACGCCGAACAACTTCGTCGGTATGCCGCTCTACCCGGCGGACGCGCGGTGCCTGGTGCACAACTCGATGGCGCCGGGGCTGGCGAAGGCCGCCGATGATCTTCGGGCTCACGGGGATGTGCTGGTGTTCTGGGATTGCTACCGCCCGCACGACGTCCAGGTCCGGATGTTCGACGCGGTGCCCAATCCGGCGTGGGTGGCCAAACCTGGTCCGTATGCGCGCAGCCATGAGGCGGGACGTTCCGTCGACGTGACGATCGCCGAGCGCGGCCGGCTCGTCGACATGGGCACCGACTTCGACGACTTCTCCCCTCGCGCACAGGCATACGCCACCGACGGGGTCGGCGCGGCAGCACAGGCCAACCGCGAGCGGCTGCGTGCCGCGATGGGCGCCGGAGGGTTGACGGTCTATTCCGGTGAGTGGTGGCATTTCGACGGCCCCGGCGCCGGGGTTCAGCGGCCCATCCTCGACGTCCCGGTCAACTAG